From a single Bacteroidota bacterium genomic region:
- a CDS encoding nucleotide-binding protein, producing MTFFAPNFLITEIYTHKDKLIKNSKLTESEFYLYFNGIIERLKFVSTDFIGIDSRQKAYDLCKDIDIKDTPFIALAIVLDLQIWTGDEKLKDGLRLKGYQNFYNL from the coding sequence ATGACATTTTTTGCTCCCAACTTTTTGATAACTGAGATATACACTCATAAAGACAAGTTAATAAAAAATTCAAAACTTACAGAATCAGAATTTTATTTGTATTTCAATGGAATTATAGAACGTTTGAAATTTGTTTCAACTGATTTTATTGGGATAGATAGTCGACAAAAAGCTTATGATTTATGCAAAGATATTGACATTAAGGATACTCCATTTATTGCATTAGCGATTGTTTTAGATCTTCAAATTTGGACAGGTGATGAAAAATTGAAAGATGGACTTAGATTGAAAGGATATCAAAATTTCTATAATCTATAA